A genomic window from Maylandia zebra isolate NMK-2024a linkage group LG20, Mzebra_GT3a, whole genome shotgun sequence includes:
- the camta1a gene encoding calmodulin-binding transcription activator 1 isoform X2, protein MAAENKPEGLKKVRNPDRMYRSAVCYAGHGPPKNISDDTETNNEHGHLKIYLPKKLLECLPKCTSLPKERHRWNTNEEIAAYLITFEKHEEWLTTSPKTRPQNGSMILYNRKKVKYRKDGYCWKKRKDGKTTREDHMKLKVQGVECLYGCYVHSSIIPTFHRRCYWLLQNPDIVLVHYLNVPAIEDCGKPCGPILCSINTDKKEWAKWTKEELIGQLKPMFHGIKWTCSNGNSSSGFSVEQLVQQILDSHQTKPPPRTHNCLCTGTLGAGSSVHHKCNSAKHRIISPKVDPRSGGYSSAHSEVQNNDVSEGKTEHSAHGGGKSSGGGTGGGSTREKRNGKVHKPVLLHQNSTEVSSTNQVEVPDTTQNSPVSISSGLNSDPDMADSPVVTGMSHVASVMSGLSQSVFMSEVPGDPVYSMSPTGGPNTHLMGADATSQGLVLSVTSDRHKFAFPSGGVGEPGTTTAGDSLSMLSTAGVSEELVLSSSLDSGTIKIPETNMNFDPDCFLNNPKQGQTYGGSAMKTEGNSSSTSSSSGGSASTNGSLQRSPTMPDNTYTFNSALIKNIKTEDTSFEQQLAKESGYQVGAVVNCGSGVSVSSGAGSGQGSLSLTATGSLLPSGGGLSPSTTLEQMDFSAIDAKQDYTSSTTTVSYGQAMSSPHMQHQNRSPSFFLQDASQTSQTQQGRPSMGQKTHLMEHNSHDSGAYMGLQVVKTDSPGSNGHLHHHHQTHQTHQTQHRTNCNGGSPTEGPGQAGSLQLLQYQGAFPGLGTEHEEVVGLEQPGNVNSGQTGATENGAENLLKAGDHIQGCGAGNGERGGTERYLQQASDGGDGGTGGAGEGVAIHNGNNASDSNNHPQQQQQLQPLLQGTGMVQGLYNAVGTHQGLGGAASNGGAGGTGMEISLDHFDISFGNQFSDLINDFISVDGSGTAMSAGGTLYAHQLVTSHNSDNQTTAGGPPQQGQEDGGARGSGYSPSELCLQPCCSPQSLSGGASAGGGTGETGSLSYMNVAEVVSAAVAQGALGMLQATGRLFMVTDYSPEWSYPEGGVKVLITGPWQEATSNYSCLFDQISVPASLIQPGVLRCYCPAHDTGLVTLQVAVSNQIISNSVVFEYKARALPSLPSSQHDWLSLDDNQFRMSILERLEQMERRMAEMASHQQTSGAGSGGAGGGTGGGGGGGGGGGGGGGGGGAGGGGNNNQSQCVSGQTQASSSFESRVVVVCEKMMSRACWAKSKHLIHSKTFRGMTLLHLAAGQGYATLIQTLIKWRTKHADSIDLELEVDPLNVDHFSCTPLMWACALGHLEAAVVLYKWDRRALAIPDSLGRLPLSIARSRGHTKLAECLEQLQREEQQPPAPLPPTTRMSFSPAPDAPTTDSWMVSWANTSVVAPSGKKGCPATTTTTPSTTSLNPDLRRPRSEPSNYYSSEGQRDLPLAKKHKPNPELFQTRPDKAMSVPLSLEQQQLHKLSSSTKSLSSEVLSSDKGLSTGGSTGTTRWTSRESFSSSSNLGRKALGVSGGSSLGKEKLANRLRQREQLGMLVMSESEMADSELLSYREDLENQDCLTQMDDLQVNMMTLAEHIIEATPERIKRENFTAADSVPLDTSGVSNTMNWLANYLGDVEQLPSIIHLRSLYNEPLTPSSNPSLSPGGSPLREGPLERSTLPSPADWSEFINASNSKVERDLAQLTLSDPEQRELYEAARLVQTAFRKYKGRPLREQQEVAAAVIQRCYKKYKQLTWIALKYALYKKMTQAAILIQSKFRSYHEQKKFQQSKRAAVLIQQYYRSYKEFGRLKPHHRGAAAALVQHKLRSSLLTKRQDQAARKIMRFLRRCRHRVKELKRAREHETPQKSSLAM, encoded by the exons AACCCTGATATTGTGCTCGTCCACTATTTGAATGTTCCAGCGATCGAGGATTGTGGGAAACCATGTGGACCTATTCTGTGTTCCATCAATACAGACAAGAAAGAGTGGGCCAAGTGGACCAAGGAGGAACTGATCGGCCAGCTCAAACCCATGT TTCATGGCATCAAGTGGACTTGCAGCAATGGGAACAGCAGCTCTGGCTTCTCAGTGGAGCAGCTAGTGCAACAGATTCTGGACAGCCACCAAACTAAGCCACCTCCCCGGACTCACAACTGCCTCTGCACGGGCACCCTGG GTGCAGGAAGCAGTGTGCACCACAAATGCAACAGTGCCAAACACCGCATTATCTCCCCAAAAGTGGACCCCCGCTCAGGGGGATACAGCAGTGCCCACTCAGAGGTACAGAACAACGATGTGTCTGAGGGGAAAACAGAGCACAGTGCCCATGGTGGAGGAAAAAGCTCTGGGGGAGGGACTGGAGGGGGTAGCACCAGGGAGAAACGCAATGGAAAAGTCCACAAGCCTGTCCTGCTACACCAGAACAGCACAGAGGTGTCATCTACAAACCAGGTTGAGGTCCCTGACACCACTCAGAACTCACCTGTCTCCATCAGCAGCGGCCTCAACAGCGATCCGGACATGGCTGATAGCCCTGTGGTGACAGGGATGAGTCATGTGGCCTCTGTCATGTCTGGCCTGTCTCAGAGTGTCTTTATGTCTGAGGTCCCTGGAGACCCTGTCTACAGCATGTCTCCTACTGGGGGTCCAAATACTCACCTCATGGGTGCAGATGCCACTTCACAGGGCCTGGTGCTGTCTGTGACCTCTGATCGTCACAAATTTGCTTTCCCCAGTGGAGGTGTAGGAGAACCTGGGACTACCACTGCAGGAGACAGTCTTTCCATGTTGTCTACAGCTGGGGTGTCTGAGGAACTGGTGCTCTCCAGCAGTCTGGACTCGGGAACCATCAAGATCCCAGAAACTAATATGAACTTTGATCCCGACTGCTTCCTGAACAACCCCAAACAAGGCCAGACCTATGGAGGCAGCGCAATGAAGACAGAGGGaaactcctcctccacctcgtCTTCCTCTGGTGGCAGTGCTAGCACCAATGGCAGTCTACAACGCTCCCCCACCATGCCAGATAATACCTACACTTTCAACTCAGCTCTCATAAAGAACATCAAAACAGAAGATACATCATTTGAGCAGCAGCTGGCCAAGGAGAGTGGCTACCAGGTGGGGGCAGTAGTGAACTGTGGGAGTGGTGTATCTGTGTCATCTGGTGCTGGTTCAGGTCAGGGCAGCCTCAGTCTGACAGCCACAGGCTCCCTGCTTCCATCTGGAGGTGGTTTGAGTCCCAGCACTACCTTGGAGCAAATGGATTTCAGTGCCATCGATGCCAAGCAAGACTATACGTCCAGCACTACCACAGTGAGCTATGGTCAAGCCATGTCCAGTCCTCACATGCAACATCAGAATCGTTCCCCCAGCTTCTTCCTCCAGGATGCATCTCAGACCAGCCAGACTCAGCAGGGGAGGCCCAGCATGGGCCAGAAAACACATTTGATGGAGCACAACTCCCATGACTCTGGAGCTTATATGGGGTTACAAGTTGTAAAAACAGACTCACCTGGCAGTAATGGCCACCttcatcaccaccatcagaccCATCAGACCCATCAGACCCAGCACAGAACCAACTGCAATGGAGGCTCACCCACAGAAGGGCCTGGCCAGGCTGGCTCTCTCCAGCTGCTACAATACCAGGGGGCCTTTCCTGGGCTGGGCACTGAGCACGAGGAGGTGGTTGGTCTAGAGCAACCTGGGAATGTGAATTCAGGTCAGACTGGAGCCACCGAGAATGGAGCTGAAAATCTGCTCAAAGCTGGTGATCACATCCAGGGATGTGGGGCAGGAaatggagagagaggaggaacaGAACGTTACCTGCAGCAGGCTTCAGATGGCGGCGATGGAGGGACAGGAGGTGCGGGTGAAGGGGTAGCAATTCATAATGGAAACAACGCCAGTGATAGCAACAACCACCCccaacagcaacagcagctgCAGCCTCTTCTCCAAGGCACGGGCATGGTGCAGGGACTCTACAATGCTGTAGGAACCCACCAGGGTCTGGGTGGAGCAGCCAGTAACGGAGGAGCTGGAGGGACAGGCATGGAGATAAGTCTGGATCACTTTGACATCTCTTTTGGAAACCAGTTTTCTGACCTGATTAATGACTTCATCTCTGTGGATGGTAGTGGAACAGCCATGTCAGCTGGAGGGACCTTATATGCTCACCAGCTTGTCACATCTCACAACTCAGATAACCAGACCACAGCTGGTGGGCCCCCACAGCAGGGCCAGGAAGATGGAGGAGCCAGGGGCTCTGGTTACAGCCCCTCAGAGCTCTGCCTCCAACCCTGCTGCAGCCCCCAGTCTTTAAGTGGAGGGGCCAGTGCAGGAGGAGGCACAGGAGAGACCGGCTCATTGTCCTACATGAATGTAGCAGAGGTGGTTTCTGCAGCTGTAGCCCAGGGTGCTCTGGGGATGCTTCAGGCTACAGGCCGTCTTTTCATGGTCACTGACTACTCGCCTGAGTGGTCCTACCCTGAG GGTGGAGTTAAGGTGCTGATCACTGGGCCATGGCAAGAGGCCACCTCAAATTACAGCTGTTTGTTTGACCAGATCTCAGTTCCAGCTTCTCTTATCCAGCCAGGGGTGCTGCGTTGTTACTGCCCAG CTCATGATACAGGTCTGGTGACGCTACAGGTGGCTGTCAGTAACCAGATCATCTCTAATTCAGTGGTGTTTGAGTATAAGGCCCGCGCACTTCCTTCACTGCCATCATCTCAGCACGACTGGCTTTCTTTGGATG ATAACCAGTTCAGAATGTCTATCCTGGAGCGCTTGGagcagatggagaggaggatggcagAGATGGCCAGCCACCAGCAAACGAGCGGTGCAGGGAGTGGTGGAGCTGGGGGAGGAAccgggggaggagggggagggggaggaggaggtggtggtggaggaggtggtggaggagctGGCGGTGGAGGCAACAATAACCAGTCACAG tgTGTATCTGGCCAAACGCAAGCCAGCAGCTCCTTTGAGAGCCGTGTTGTGGTGGTCTGCGAGAAGATGATGAGCAGAGCTTGCTGGGCCAAGTCCAAGCATTTAATCCACTCCAAGACCTTCAGAGGCATGACACTTCTTCATCTGGCTGCAGGCCAGGGCTACGCCACCCTCATCCAGACACTCATCAAGTGGCG TACAAAGCATGCTGATAGCATTGATTTGGAGTTAGAAGTGGACCCTCTCAATGTGGATCACTTCTCGTGCACACCTCTG ATGTGGGCCTGTGCGCTGGGTCACCTGGAGGCAGCGGTGGTACTGTACAAATGGGACAGACGTGCCCTAGCTATCCCAGATTCTCTGGGCCGCTTACCCCTGTCAATCGCCCGCTCACGTGGCCATACCAAATTGGCAGAGTGTCTGGAGCAGTTACAGAGGGAAGAGCAGCAACCGCCAGCCCCTCTACCACCTACAACTCGCATGTCTTTTTCCCCAGCCCCTGATGCCCCCACCACAGACAGCTGGATGGTCAGCTGGGCAAACACCAGTGTAGTAGCACCAAGTGGCAAGAAAGGATGTCCTGCTACCACAACAACCACACCCAGCACTACCAGCCTCAATCCAG actTGAGAAGACCAAGGTCAGAACCCTCCAACTACTACAGCAGCGAGGGCCAAAGAGACCTCCCACTAGCTAAAAAACATAAACCCAACCCAGAACTGTTTCAAACTCGGCCTGACAAGGCCATGTCTGTTCCTTTGAGCCTGGAGCAGCAACAGCTGCACAAGCTATCCTCGAGCACTAAGAGCCTGTCCTCAGAAGTCCTGAGCTCAGACAAAGGACTGTCTACTGGAGGCAGCACAGGGACAACAAGATGGACCTCCAGAGAGAGTTTCTCCAGCAGCAGCAACTTGGGAAGGAAGGCGCTGGGTGTCAGTGGAGGCAGCAGCTTGGGGAAGGAGAAACTGGCCAATCGGTTACGGCAGCGGGAACAGTTAGGGATGCTAGTGATGTCAGAAAGTGAAATGGCTGATTCAGAGCTGCTATCATATCGGGAGGATCTAGAGAACCAGGACTGCCTCACACAGATGGATGACCTGCAG GTAAATATGATGACTCTGGCTGAGCACATAATTGAAGCAACGCCAGAGAGAATCAAAAGGGAGAACTTCACCGCTGCAGACTCTGTGCCCTTAGACACATCAGGGGTCAGCAACACCATGAACTGGCTGGCCAACTACCTGGGAGACGTAGAACAGCTGCCAAGCATCATACATCTACG ATCTCTGTATAATGAACCCCTGACCCCATCATCTAACCCCAGTTTGAGCCCCGGAGGGTCTCCGTTGAGAGAGGGCCCCCTGGAAAGGTCAACACTTCCTTCCCCAGCTGACTGGAGTGAGTTCATCAATGCCTCCAACAGCAAAGTGGAGCGAGACCTGGCCCAGCTGACTCTGTCGGATCCAGAGCAGAGAGAGCTATATGAGGCGGCCCGCCTAGTCCAAACTGCCTTCCGCAAGTACAAG GGGCGGCCGCTCAGAGAGCAACAAGAGGTAGCTGCTGCTGTTATACAACGTTGTTACAAGAAGTACAAACAG CTAACATGGATAGCCTTGAAG TATGCACTTTATAAGAAGATGACGCAGGCCGCCATCCTTATCCAGAGTAAATTCCGCAGCTACCACGAACAGAAGAAGTTCCAGCAGAGCAAGAGGGCTGCCGTGCTCATTCAGCAATACTACCGCAGCTACAAGGAGTTTGGCAGGCTGAAGCCACACCACCGCggggctgctgctgctctggtgCAGCACAAACTAAG AAGTAGTCTGCTCACAAAGAGGCAGGATCAGGCTGCCAGGAAGATTATGAGGTTCCTACGACGTTGTCGCCACAG ggTGAAAGAATTGAAAAGGGCCAGGGAACATGAGACCCCTCAGAAGAGCTCCCTTGCGATGTGA
- the camta1a gene encoding calmodulin-binding transcription activator 1 isoform X1 — MAAENKPEGLKKVRNPDRMYRSAVCYAGHGPPKNISDDTETNNEHGHLKIYLPKKLLECLPKCTSLPKERHRWNTNEEIAAYLITFEKHEEWLTTSPKTRPQNGSMILYNRKKVKYRKDGYCWKKRKDGKTTREDHMKLKVQGVECLYGCYVHSSIIPTFHRRCYWLLQNPDIVLVHYLNVPAIEDCGKPCGPILCSINTDKKEWAKWTKEELIGQLKPMFHGIKWTCSNGNSSSGFSVEQLVQQILDSHQTKPPPRTHNCLCTGTLGAGSSVHHKCNSAKHRIISPKVDPRSGGYSSAHSEVQNNDVSEGKTEHSAHGGGKSSGGGTGGGSTREKRNGKVHKPVLLHQNSTEVSSTNQVEVPDTTQNSPVSISSGLNSDPDMADSPVVTGMSHVASVMSGLSQSVFMSEVPGDPVYSMSPTGGPNTHLMGADATSQGLVLSVTSDRHKFAFPSGGVGEPGTTTAGDSLSMLSTAGVSEELVLSSSLDSGTIKIPETNMNFDPDCFLNNPKQGQTYGGSAMKTEGNSSSTSSSSGGSASTNGSLQRSPTMPDNTYTFNSALIKNIKTEDTSFEQQLAKESGYQVGAVVNCGSGVSVSSGAGSGQGSLSLTATGSLLPSGGGLSPSTTLEQMDFSAIDAKQDYTSSTTTVSYGQAMSSPHMQHQNRSPSFFLQDASQTSQTQQGRPSMGQKTHLMEHNSHDSGAYMGLQVVKTDSPGSNGHLHHHHQTHQTHQTQHRTNCNGGSPTEGPGQAGSLQLLQYQGAFPGLGTEHEEVVGLEQPGNVNSGQTGATENGAENLLKAGDHIQGCGAGNGERGGTERYLQQASDGGDGGTGGAGEGVAIHNGNNASDSNNHPQQQQQLQPLLQGTGMVQGLYNAVGTHQGLGGAASNGGAGGTGMEISLDHFDISFGNQFSDLINDFISVDGSGTAMSAGGTLYAHQLVTSHNSDNQTTAGGPPQQGQEDGGARGSGYSPSELCLQPCCSPQSLSGGASAGGGTGETGSLSYMNVAEVVSAAVAQGALGMLQATGRLFMVTDYSPEWSYPEGGVKVLITGPWQEATSNYSCLFDQISVPASLIQPGVLRCYCPAHDTGLVTLQVAVSNQIISNSVVFEYKARALPSLPSSQHDWLSLDDNQFRMSILERLEQMERRMAEMASHQQTSGAGSGGAGGGTGGGGGGGGGGGGGGGGGGAGGGGNNNQSQCVSGQTQASSSFESRVVVVCEKMMSRACWAKSKHLIHSKTFRGMTLLHLAAGQGYATLIQTLIKWRTKHADSIDLELEVDPLNVDHFSCTPLMWACALGHLEAAVVLYKWDRRALAIPDSLGRLPLSIARSRGHTKLAECLEQLQREEQQPPAPLPPTTRMSFSPAPDAPTTDSWMVSWANTSVVAPSGKKGCPATTTTTPSTTSLNPDLRRPRSEPSNYYSSEGQRDLPLAKKHKPNPELFQTRPDKAMSVPLSLEQQQLHKLSSSTKSLSSEVLSSDKGLSTGGSTGTTRWTSRESFSSSSNLGRKALGVSGGSSLGKEKLANRLRQREQLGMLVMSESEMADSELLSYREDLENQDCLTQMDDLQVNMMTLAEHIIEATPERIKRENFTAADSVPLDTSGVSNTMNWLANYLGDVEQLPSIIHLRSLYNEPLTPSSNPSLSPGGSPLREGPLERSTLPSPADWSEFINASNSKVERDLAQLTLSDPEQRELYEAARLVQTAFRKYKGRPLREQQEVAAAVIQRCYKKYKQLTWIALKYALYKKMTQAAILIQSKFRSYHEQKKFQQSKRAAVLIQQYYRSYKEFGRLKPHHRGAAAALVQHKLRSSLLTKRQDQAARKIMRFLRRCRHSPLMDHRLFKRGERIEKGQGT; from the exons AACCCTGATATTGTGCTCGTCCACTATTTGAATGTTCCAGCGATCGAGGATTGTGGGAAACCATGTGGACCTATTCTGTGTTCCATCAATACAGACAAGAAAGAGTGGGCCAAGTGGACCAAGGAGGAACTGATCGGCCAGCTCAAACCCATGT TTCATGGCATCAAGTGGACTTGCAGCAATGGGAACAGCAGCTCTGGCTTCTCAGTGGAGCAGCTAGTGCAACAGATTCTGGACAGCCACCAAACTAAGCCACCTCCCCGGACTCACAACTGCCTCTGCACGGGCACCCTGG GTGCAGGAAGCAGTGTGCACCACAAATGCAACAGTGCCAAACACCGCATTATCTCCCCAAAAGTGGACCCCCGCTCAGGGGGATACAGCAGTGCCCACTCAGAGGTACAGAACAACGATGTGTCTGAGGGGAAAACAGAGCACAGTGCCCATGGTGGAGGAAAAAGCTCTGGGGGAGGGACTGGAGGGGGTAGCACCAGGGAGAAACGCAATGGAAAAGTCCACAAGCCTGTCCTGCTACACCAGAACAGCACAGAGGTGTCATCTACAAACCAGGTTGAGGTCCCTGACACCACTCAGAACTCACCTGTCTCCATCAGCAGCGGCCTCAACAGCGATCCGGACATGGCTGATAGCCCTGTGGTGACAGGGATGAGTCATGTGGCCTCTGTCATGTCTGGCCTGTCTCAGAGTGTCTTTATGTCTGAGGTCCCTGGAGACCCTGTCTACAGCATGTCTCCTACTGGGGGTCCAAATACTCACCTCATGGGTGCAGATGCCACTTCACAGGGCCTGGTGCTGTCTGTGACCTCTGATCGTCACAAATTTGCTTTCCCCAGTGGAGGTGTAGGAGAACCTGGGACTACCACTGCAGGAGACAGTCTTTCCATGTTGTCTACAGCTGGGGTGTCTGAGGAACTGGTGCTCTCCAGCAGTCTGGACTCGGGAACCATCAAGATCCCAGAAACTAATATGAACTTTGATCCCGACTGCTTCCTGAACAACCCCAAACAAGGCCAGACCTATGGAGGCAGCGCAATGAAGACAGAGGGaaactcctcctccacctcgtCTTCCTCTGGTGGCAGTGCTAGCACCAATGGCAGTCTACAACGCTCCCCCACCATGCCAGATAATACCTACACTTTCAACTCAGCTCTCATAAAGAACATCAAAACAGAAGATACATCATTTGAGCAGCAGCTGGCCAAGGAGAGTGGCTACCAGGTGGGGGCAGTAGTGAACTGTGGGAGTGGTGTATCTGTGTCATCTGGTGCTGGTTCAGGTCAGGGCAGCCTCAGTCTGACAGCCACAGGCTCCCTGCTTCCATCTGGAGGTGGTTTGAGTCCCAGCACTACCTTGGAGCAAATGGATTTCAGTGCCATCGATGCCAAGCAAGACTATACGTCCAGCACTACCACAGTGAGCTATGGTCAAGCCATGTCCAGTCCTCACATGCAACATCAGAATCGTTCCCCCAGCTTCTTCCTCCAGGATGCATCTCAGACCAGCCAGACTCAGCAGGGGAGGCCCAGCATGGGCCAGAAAACACATTTGATGGAGCACAACTCCCATGACTCTGGAGCTTATATGGGGTTACAAGTTGTAAAAACAGACTCACCTGGCAGTAATGGCCACCttcatcaccaccatcagaccCATCAGACCCATCAGACCCAGCACAGAACCAACTGCAATGGAGGCTCACCCACAGAAGGGCCTGGCCAGGCTGGCTCTCTCCAGCTGCTACAATACCAGGGGGCCTTTCCTGGGCTGGGCACTGAGCACGAGGAGGTGGTTGGTCTAGAGCAACCTGGGAATGTGAATTCAGGTCAGACTGGAGCCACCGAGAATGGAGCTGAAAATCTGCTCAAAGCTGGTGATCACATCCAGGGATGTGGGGCAGGAaatggagagagaggaggaacaGAACGTTACCTGCAGCAGGCTTCAGATGGCGGCGATGGAGGGACAGGAGGTGCGGGTGAAGGGGTAGCAATTCATAATGGAAACAACGCCAGTGATAGCAACAACCACCCccaacagcaacagcagctgCAGCCTCTTCTCCAAGGCACGGGCATGGTGCAGGGACTCTACAATGCTGTAGGAACCCACCAGGGTCTGGGTGGAGCAGCCAGTAACGGAGGAGCTGGAGGGACAGGCATGGAGATAAGTCTGGATCACTTTGACATCTCTTTTGGAAACCAGTTTTCTGACCTGATTAATGACTTCATCTCTGTGGATGGTAGTGGAACAGCCATGTCAGCTGGAGGGACCTTATATGCTCACCAGCTTGTCACATCTCACAACTCAGATAACCAGACCACAGCTGGTGGGCCCCCACAGCAGGGCCAGGAAGATGGAGGAGCCAGGGGCTCTGGTTACAGCCCCTCAGAGCTCTGCCTCCAACCCTGCTGCAGCCCCCAGTCTTTAAGTGGAGGGGCCAGTGCAGGAGGAGGCACAGGAGAGACCGGCTCATTGTCCTACATGAATGTAGCAGAGGTGGTTTCTGCAGCTGTAGCCCAGGGTGCTCTGGGGATGCTTCAGGCTACAGGCCGTCTTTTCATGGTCACTGACTACTCGCCTGAGTGGTCCTACCCTGAG GGTGGAGTTAAGGTGCTGATCACTGGGCCATGGCAAGAGGCCACCTCAAATTACAGCTGTTTGTTTGACCAGATCTCAGTTCCAGCTTCTCTTATCCAGCCAGGGGTGCTGCGTTGTTACTGCCCAG CTCATGATACAGGTCTGGTGACGCTACAGGTGGCTGTCAGTAACCAGATCATCTCTAATTCAGTGGTGTTTGAGTATAAGGCCCGCGCACTTCCTTCACTGCCATCATCTCAGCACGACTGGCTTTCTTTGGATG ATAACCAGTTCAGAATGTCTATCCTGGAGCGCTTGGagcagatggagaggaggatggcagAGATGGCCAGCCACCAGCAAACGAGCGGTGCAGGGAGTGGTGGAGCTGGGGGAGGAAccgggggaggagggggagggggaggaggaggtggtggtggaggaggtggtggaggagctGGCGGTGGAGGCAACAATAACCAGTCACAG tgTGTATCTGGCCAAACGCAAGCCAGCAGCTCCTTTGAGAGCCGTGTTGTGGTGGTCTGCGAGAAGATGATGAGCAGAGCTTGCTGGGCCAAGTCCAAGCATTTAATCCACTCCAAGACCTTCAGAGGCATGACACTTCTTCATCTGGCTGCAGGCCAGGGCTACGCCACCCTCATCCAGACACTCATCAAGTGGCG TACAAAGCATGCTGATAGCATTGATTTGGAGTTAGAAGTGGACCCTCTCAATGTGGATCACTTCTCGTGCACACCTCTG ATGTGGGCCTGTGCGCTGGGTCACCTGGAGGCAGCGGTGGTACTGTACAAATGGGACAGACGTGCCCTAGCTATCCCAGATTCTCTGGGCCGCTTACCCCTGTCAATCGCCCGCTCACGTGGCCATACCAAATTGGCAGAGTGTCTGGAGCAGTTACAGAGGGAAGAGCAGCAACCGCCAGCCCCTCTACCACCTACAACTCGCATGTCTTTTTCCCCAGCCCCTGATGCCCCCACCACAGACAGCTGGATGGTCAGCTGGGCAAACACCAGTGTAGTAGCACCAAGTGGCAAGAAAGGATGTCCTGCTACCACAACAACCACACCCAGCACTACCAGCCTCAATCCAG actTGAGAAGACCAAGGTCAGAACCCTCCAACTACTACAGCAGCGAGGGCCAAAGAGACCTCCCACTAGCTAAAAAACATAAACCCAACCCAGAACTGTTTCAAACTCGGCCTGACAAGGCCATGTCTGTTCCTTTGAGCCTGGAGCAGCAACAGCTGCACAAGCTATCCTCGAGCACTAAGAGCCTGTCCTCAGAAGTCCTGAGCTCAGACAAAGGACTGTCTACTGGAGGCAGCACAGGGACAACAAGATGGACCTCCAGAGAGAGTTTCTCCAGCAGCAGCAACTTGGGAAGGAAGGCGCTGGGTGTCAGTGGAGGCAGCAGCTTGGGGAAGGAGAAACTGGCCAATCGGTTACGGCAGCGGGAACAGTTAGGGATGCTAGTGATGTCAGAAAGTGAAATGGCTGATTCAGAGCTGCTATCATATCGGGAGGATCTAGAGAACCAGGACTGCCTCACACAGATGGATGACCTGCAG GTAAATATGATGACTCTGGCTGAGCACATAATTGAAGCAACGCCAGAGAGAATCAAAAGGGAGAACTTCACCGCTGCAGACTCTGTGCCCTTAGACACATCAGGGGTCAGCAACACCATGAACTGGCTGGCCAACTACCTGGGAGACGTAGAACAGCTGCCAAGCATCATACATCTACG ATCTCTGTATAATGAACCCCTGACCCCATCATCTAACCCCAGTTTGAGCCCCGGAGGGTCTCCGTTGAGAGAGGGCCCCCTGGAAAGGTCAACACTTCCTTCCCCAGCTGACTGGAGTGAGTTCATCAATGCCTCCAACAGCAAAGTGGAGCGAGACCTGGCCCAGCTGACTCTGTCGGATCCAGAGCAGAGAGAGCTATATGAGGCGGCCCGCCTAGTCCAAACTGCCTTCCGCAAGTACAAG GGGCGGCCGCTCAGAGAGCAACAAGAGGTAGCTGCTGCTGTTATACAACGTTGTTACAAGAAGTACAAACAG CTAACATGGATAGCCTTGAAG TATGCACTTTATAAGAAGATGACGCAGGCCGCCATCCTTATCCAGAGTAAATTCCGCAGCTACCACGAACAGAAGAAGTTCCAGCAGAGCAAGAGGGCTGCCGTGCTCATTCAGCAATACTACCGCAGCTACAAGGAGTTTGGCAGGCTGAAGCCACACCACCGCggggctgctgctgctctggtgCAGCACAAACTAAG AAGTAGTCTGCTCACAAAGAGGCAGGATCAGGCTGCCAGGAAGATTATGAGGTTCCTACGACGTTGTCGCCACAG CCCCTTGATGGACCATAGACTGTTCAAGCGG ggTGAAAGAATTGAAAAGGGCCAGGGAACATGA